ACTTTAActttttcaaccccaaattactATGGTAACGTGGTATATACCTCCTTCTTTCAGATCCTATCGTATCCAGCTCGCATGATTTATCGACTGCTCCCATACAGCCAATATTTTTGACACTGAATGTAGTTGTTGGTGCGAGTTGCTATGGATACCACGGAGATGACACGCAACATTATGTCATGGAAATGATGAATGTGGTAAGACCCATATTTAcataaacaattatcaaaattTGTCTggcaaaaaaatacatttatttcataacttAATCAAAACAGCGAACTTCACGCGCCTGGGCCATGCCGTCATTTTGGGATTCAAAATTCGCCATTTGGGAGTAAAAAGAACAAACCGGAATTGACCCCCATCGGGCGtctcccaaaatggtggaaatgaCAGATGTGCACTTTGCAGTGGTGCGTTCCGCAATAATGTTATGCCTGTTGAAGAGTGTTAGTTATTTGCGTCCTTTGttgcaaaataaacattttttttaattggtacACCTGTTTTATTCTCATGTTATAGGCTGCAAGTTTATGGCACAGTCAATCAATGAGTGTGAAAGTCAAACTGTTAGTCGGCAGATTCAACGTCATGAAAGAAAACGAGGTTCGTCAATACTTTTTTAGGTGTAATTTATTTACTATTGAAGAATTGTTTTCATCAAGACacacttttttgtattttgtcattATACAACTCAAAATCATAATGAAATTAATTGGGTTTTAAGGTAGAGTTTTCCCATAATTATGTAGGACAATTTGGAGGCTACAGATAACGCCAATGTGTTATTGAGGAAGTTCTGCGAGTGGCAACAACAATCGACAGACGTTGTAAACCATCTTGACGTTTCGATTCTGATCACAAGgtgtgtatgaaaaaaaaaaacatttcatcatTTCGTTGTTCACTATCGACTCGATCTAGGCTACACCTTTTATCAATAAAGGAATGATGTTGGAGAACCTTACCCTTTTTTGATTAGGTTGGTTTCTTTTAAACTTTTCGGATCTCGTTTGTCTGCTCTTGAATTTTTAATGAATCAGAAAATGGTCGAGATGTGACGTCATtaatttcttcaaattattttttgggTGCGGTTAACTTTTAATGGTTTTTATTTATCATCAGACGTGATATTCACATAGGTGGAAACTACGATGCAACGGGAATCGCTTATAATAAAGGTGCTTGTGATTCAAGGTATCACTGCGCATTGTGTGAAGATAAGAGTCCAATGGTCCTATCACACACCATAGCACATGAACTTGGGCACatgtaagtaaacaaaaaaatagttcaaaatacattgtacttcaaattttgacacaaatcTAGAATAGAAGGAGATTTTTAGAGACACAAACAGCTTAATGCCGATTTCCAAGCAGTGGCAAACGAGTATTTTgtgaaagtttttgttttgtaataattGTCAGTTTTTATGAATACTAATGTTGGGAAAggttcaaataaaatattgtcaaCAATGCAAATGAATCACCTTTGAATAATTTATTATGTCCATGAGAGCTTGCTAATaaatcttgtattttgttttcaaagattgACAACATTTCCAGTATAATTCATCAAAACAATTACCTGCTTTACTGTccacaatgtaaaaaaaaccgGTGTCTACCCCACAGTTTTCccaatattaatataaaatcTTGAATTGTGATcacaaaataatgaaacttATTTCAATTCGGGTGATACCATTATTCCAGCCTGGGTATTCGGCATGATGGTGACCGTAATGAATGTCCTGATCGGGTTTTTATCATGAGTGGTTACGCCACTGAGGGACATCGGACCTTCGTCTGGTCGCAATGCAGTCGCCAAGCAGTGAGGCAGTTTCTTAGGTTTGTATTATCGCCAAGATGGACCAAACTTGTTGCAATTCCAGAAGAGGAAAGGCAATTGAATAATTTGTGTACCAATCCTGTACTTTGCGTTAAAACACTCGATATTATGGTTGCTAAAGTGAAAAGAATACTTTCAGACAACCTACCTTTTgaaagtcaaatttttgtttaaaaagtcaAATCGTTTTTGAAACTTCTCTAAAGGAAAACGAGCGGTCTAGAATTgattgcaatttttattttttattttaaagctcAAATCGTGCCAGTTGCTTGAAGAATCAGAGCTCATCATTCCAAGGTTTCCCAGGTCATATGCCCCTGGCCCTGGACATCAACGCGACGCCCGGCCGTATCTACGACTCGGACTACCAATGCAAGATGCTCTATGGGCCACTGGCTACCACATGCAGTGACTGGAATATACAGGTAAAAATTTGTAATTCTTTATCAAAACAAGCATTAATTTGATAAACTCGGCATATTGCAAACAAAGTCTCTTGAAAGTatattgaaagaaaatgatATTAGTTTCTTAGGGAAtagtgtatttttatatttaaaaaatgtttgatcTTCAGAAGTTCTTTATGTTGTTATTTTCATCTTGCAGATGATGTGCAGAAAACTTAAATGTTTTGTACGAGAAAGAGGGTCTTCATGTTTAACCGACGGGAGGCCGGCGCTTCAAGGAACTCGGTGTGGACCATTGATGGTAGGCATCGCTTTCTCAGATTTCACCAACCAAGAATTGTTTAGATAATATCTTTTTACCACAATAATATTTAGACTTTTGTGACTCGTTTCAACCCGAACGGAATCCGTAAAGAAAGGCTgaagccattttcatttccgctttttcaataagccattttcatttccgctttttcaataagccattttcatttccgctttttcaataagccattttcatttccgctttttcaataagccattttcatttccgCTTTTTCAATCTATTTTGTTAAGAAAAGATACAGGCTAAAGGCTCCTTTTCTTCGTGCTTTTTAGcaataatttgaatttaaaaaaagaactttACGTAATTAAAGGAATGGTATTTTTGCCTTTACAGTGGTGTTCTAGAGGGTTCTGCGTTCCTTGGTTGCCACAACAAACTAACGGACAAGAAGAGTCTAAGACAGGTCCAAGCAAACCGGACACCCCGATGCACTCGCGCTGCTCAGAGCTCGAATGTACTACGTTTCCTTATATGGACACACAAGCACCAACAACACAACTGCACAACCGCCAAACTTTATAAAACTGTCAAAAGTAATACAttcttcagaaaaaaataataaaatcttattatttgaaataataaaaaccctgattaaaaaaagttatgattctactttgaataaaaaacacacacaaaattcagctttgaaaaaataaataaattacacaaACGCCTCAAGAGTTTGTTGACCATTTGAGGGCGCTGCATTGAGCCAAGTTTTGCGCACGTGCAGTCGGTGTCCAGCTGCTGTAAACCCAACCTCCAGTCGTCTGCTCGCCACTGAGTGTCTTCAGATGGAAGTCACTATTAAACTGCAAAAAACACATGGTGAGCATGGATTTTTCTTGAAAGTTTTATGTCTGGAGAAAGGTATACGTTGGTTGCTTTGGGTTAACGACTTGCAATAGTTTGTATAAGCTTTTAACAAACATTACATGCCATCACGGAGGTCCTCCATTCATGATGCCATCGACGTACTTTTTACATCGaacatatttattatttaactttaaaaatttgGGAAAATTTGCTACATACAGTCGGTGAAATTCAAGAGGCGCAGGGTGGAAGTTTGTGACAAAACGGTATTGCTTGATGTAGGCGTATTTGCAACGGTCTCCTTCAATTGTCTGCTCACCAAACGCCAGTTAAAATATCCGAGAATTGCAAGCGAATCTAGAATTAGAAAATTGAAACTAAAAACAATTCGCTAATCCCCCAGCAGCAACTAAAATATAACGTTTTTCGCCCTGTATGGTttatccctttaaaaaaaatatgcatttgATCGAGGACACACAAGACAATTGTAAACATAAAAATAGCAGGGGTAAAAACTAATTTCCCAGCATTATCAtggttgaaaaaaaatcatataataatattatttctttgtttttgcatctttgtgagtgacaacttttgtaatGTTCTAgggattatttaaaacaaatttaaagcgaTTTTTATTTAGTAGTGGGAAGGGATTTCTCGCTTAGATAGTGATGTGGTGTGGTTCGTATGGGGGataatgtttgtttaatatcaTTGTTTATCCTGTTGCGTTTAGtattttttaaccagaattaatcaaaatcatccaGCAGGTgcatcaattaattaataaaactCATTAACTTTGCGCGGGAGATTCTACAATccgccgacagagggcgcgattcctatttaaatacctagtcagataccctaaaccaaatttAACGCTGAACGTATGGATGAAGTCCAGCTTGATAAATCACGTGCGTTGCATGTACAAAAAAGGCATGCTGGatcagaatttctcaaaaacatggacggagaggGGTCATTTGCTTCTTCGCGAGAATTTTGCCCGCAATgtggctccattttaccgtttcctgaaaatggaacggtagttatgaaatgcaaGACATGTCCTTacaaaatcaatgcaaaaagtaagtttgaaataatatttcatgtgGAAACCGGGGCTTGTAAAGTTGTTTGTGATAGCCCCCTtgacttgtgcgttatttataaaaaaaaaagggtaggCGGGGTCGGGAGGTGGCCAAGGAGGTGCTGATGATCACACCAGACTTTGTATGTTAATTACATTGatgcaaattcagctcaatgactttgaggaaaagtttctgtatggcgccaccactttttctttcgatataaaataatataggaacttattaaCCTgaattgatatatccctttttgtaaaaatttgtgaaaaagtggtggcgccatacggaaagttatccgactTTGACTCTGATGTAAATGAACTGTGACTGataatttgtaatttaaaaagaaattagtATTTTTATGTACATATTTTATTTATGCATTTTAATATATgattgatatttttattttagaaaagAGTAGACTATAAAAACTATATATTTATAAAGTTttcaacaatttaaattttgattttgttatttacGAAACATTTGCGTACCGACCTATCGTATTTGCCTACTACTACTACAATTACAAATACTCCGTTTtactattttcttcctccatggttttaccactacactacaaacTACAATTACAAATGC
This sequence is a window from Asterias rubens chromosome 19, eAstRub1.3, whole genome shotgun sequence. Protein-coding genes within it:
- the LOC117303474 gene encoding A disintegrin and metalloproteinase with thrombospondin motifs 6-like translates to MNFRQALVVLMVSLELVVYHQVFSFRVGRQTRLGKYTRPKDPIVSSSHDLSTAPIQPIFLTLNVVVGASCYGYHGDDTQHYVMEMMNVAASLWHSQSMSVKVKLLVGRFNVMKENEDNLEATDNANVLLRKFCEWQQQSTDVVNHLDVSILITRRDIHIGGNYDATGIAYNKGACDSRYHCALCEDKSPMVLSHTIAHELGHILGIRHDGDRNECPDRVFIMSGYATEGHRTFVWSQCSRQAVRQFLSSNRASCLKNQSSSFQGFPGHMPLALDINATPGRIYDSDYQCKMLYGPLATTCSDWNIQMMCRKLKCFVRERGSSCLTDGRPALQGTRCGPLMWCSRGFCVPWLPQQTNGQEESKTGPSKPDTPMHSRCSELECTTFPYMDTQAPTTQLHNRQTL